Below is a genomic region from Calditrichota bacterium.
GTAAACGACCGGGTGCGGGATGTGGCATTCGCGCCTGACGGTACGGCCTGGGTGGCAACGGTCGGAGGGGTCAGTGCCATTGGCCGCCGAAAAATGACGCTGGCGCAGAAAGCGGCGTATTTTCAGCGCATCTGCCTCAAACGCCATGTCCGTCCTCCCGGACTGGTGGAAAAATGCCGCCTGGAAGCCCCCGGAGATACGGCCCATTGGGCTCCCCGGGATGATGACAATGATGGGCAGTACACGGCCATGTACCTGGCCATGCAATCCTTTCACTACGCGGTGACGAAAGACCCGAAGGTGAAAGCGTTGGCCAAACAGGCCTACGATGCCCTGGAATTTTTACAAACCGTAACCCAAACACCCGGATTTGTCGCCCGGACGGTTATCCCGGTCACCTGGAAAACCATGGCCGATCCCAATCATGTTTTTACCCCTCAAGAATGGGCGGACCGCGAGGTGCACGATCCCCGCAATAAACGGGTGGAAAAACAGTGGCGGCTTTCTGCGGATGGAAAATGGCGCTGGAAGGGGGATACCTCCAGCGACGAAATCACCGGTCACCAATTTGGTTACCTGTTCTATTACGATCTGGTTGCGGACGCGAAAGAAAAGGCACGTGTGCGGGATCACTGGTGCCGCGTGGTGGATTTCATCGTCAAGAACGGGTACGTATTGAAGGATATCGACGGACGGCCCACCCGCTGGGGGGTGTGGTCGCCGGAAAAGTTGAACCACGACCCCGACTGGGCGGCCGAGCGGGGAATCAATTCTCTCGAAATTTTGGCGTATCTGAAACTGGCGTACCACTTTAGCGGAAACCCGATCTACGAAAAACGGTACCGGGAGCTGCTGACCCGCGCCCACTACGCGGAAAATGTGCGTCACGCCAAAACCTACGAACCGTCCTGGCGAACCCACATTGACGATGAGCTCCTGGCCCTGGCCTTTCCGGTACTGCTGCTCTACGAAAAAGACCCGAATCTTCAGAAACTGTATCGCGAGAGCCTGGATTGGTGGTACAAAGGCCTTAAGGCCGACCGGAGTCCTTTTTTCGATTTCGTGTACGGAGCGCTGAGCGGAAGAAATCCGCAGCCGACCGTTTCGGTGGCAGCCCTGCGGGATGCCTCACTGGATCTGGTTCGCTGGCGTGTGGACAATAGTCATCGAGAGGATCTGCACCTGGTGCGAAAACCGGAGCTGGAATCGCTCCAGACCAGCCGCCTGCCGCCTCTGAGCGAACGGGGCGTGATGCGCTGGGACAACAACCCCTGGGCAGCCGTGCAGGGAGATGGGGGGTGGTCGGAAAGCAGCGGGGCCTGGTGGCTTTTACCCTACTGGATGGGGCGGTATTACGGGTTTATCGCAGAACCGGAGCATTAGATGGAAAAGAAGATCATTCGGAAAGCGCGGCGGCGAAAGAAAAAATCCGTCTGGAAATGGATTGCAGGGGGTCTTTTTA
It encodes:
- a CDS encoding regulator, which codes for MSWKTVFMIGGVCVWLWGRAFAQSPVPDVPFVQEIHRAYPIGKTAASNDVRTVAVDASGTVWAGTKVGLFRLQNGFWQSVESEAINGPVYDLFLDETGVLWVGAWNGLYARRKDHLQKITEVQGPVAAVCVTKTSGLALGPESAYRFKDGKWHRFRSPFSRNVRQILADKTGGFWIATGMGLYHQTPRGIRLFQRHTDILSADVRGVAFAPGGSLWAAGLGGVTVFRNNRRTNAFTPEDGLPTAWATCVARAPDGRMWVGTRSGVTRFDGKSWSLRASRRWLVNDRVRDVAFAPDGTAWVATVGGVSAIGRRKMTLAQKAAYFQRICLKRHVRPPGLVEKCRLEAPGDTAHWAPRDDDNDGQYTAMYLAMQSFHYAVTKDPKVKALAKQAYDALEFLQTVTQTPGFVARTVIPVTWKTMADPNHVFTPQEWADREVHDPRNKRVEKQWRLSADGKWRWKGDTSSDEITGHQFGYLFYYDLVADAKEKARVRDHWCRVVDFIVKNGYVLKDIDGRPTRWGVWSPEKLNHDPDWAAERGINSLEILAYLKLAYHFSGNPIYEKRYRELLTRAHYAENVRHAKTYEPSWRTHIDDELLALAFPVLLLYEKDPNLQKLYRESLDWWYKGLKADRSPFFDFVYGALSGRNPQPTVSVAALRDASLDLVRWRVDNSHREDLHLVRKPELESLQTSRLPPLSERGVMRWDNNPWAAVQGDGGWSESSGAWWLLPYWMGRYYGFIAEPEH